GGATGGTCAGGAACAGGCAGTTCAATCGCGAGCTTGTTAATGCGTTTAAACATGGTGATCCCTCCCATAATCACTCACACTTACAGTAATTATGATTATGAGCGGTCAAGTTTGTCTGATGCCAACAATTAATTATGTTTCTGCTGTCATTGTATGTTGGGATTGATGGTAATCTTGCCGAAAAGCCACCTGGGGCATAACCCAAACAATCTGCTGTGTGCGAATAAAGAACAATGTATGGTGGACATTAAGGGTAACATGATCGGGCTTTACATCGGTGACGATGCCCCTGACGGAACCCTGTGTGGTTTGAACAACCACGCGATGCCCAACCAAGGATTGCAAAACTTGATAAACATAGGGGTCCGCAGACGGAAGCATTGGAGAGATTCCAGTATAGTGATGACCCATGTAATCGTATGGATACGCCATAAGTAACGCCTCCTGTCTCTTTATCCTCCGTAACTCACCTTTAGTCTATGATCATAGGGGCGGGCGAGTGCATAAAAACCAGGCCAAATATAGACCTGGTTTCAATTACATTGACTATTTTTTGTCTGCAATGAATTTGGCATATTCCAAAAGATAAAGTGACGATCTCCGGACTGCTTGTATGTCATATGCTTTGCGCAATGAAACTTTTCTTGAGCGTGAATTACATTCAATAAACCACAATTTTCCGTTTTTATCTAGCCCAAGGTCGATCCCAATCTCCCCCGAGGGACCATATACCTTTTCAACCGCTTGATAAATTTTAACCAGGCATTGAGTGACCTCTCTTTTCAGTGCTAACAATGCTGGTTTGGAATAGCCCAATCTTTTTTTGAAGAAATATTCAAATGGAAAACTGGAGCCGTGCGTGCTAATTGGTGAATCTTTTCTGCCAAGGCGTACGGTAATCCCTACGATCTCAAGCTTACCCTTGCCGTTTCTTTGTACCTCCGCTCTGACATCAGCGATTCTGTTTTTGTATTCGATCAAGTCAAGCCCTTGTTGCACAATAACCTTGCGCCCTTTATAGGCCTCACGGATTTGTTCAGCCAGTTCTGCCAGGGTTTTACCCCGGCGGATCACTGTTTGCCTTGCAAAGGACCGGGTTTCAAAGTTGTCCTGTCCCAGCTTGGTTATGCGCATCACACCTCTGCCCCGGCCTCCCCGGCGCGGTTTAACATAAATGCTATCATAGCGATCCAACATTTTTTTCAGATCATCCTGATCTTTAAAAAGGATGGCTTTTGGTACATAGGAACTGACTGAGGAGTCTTGGGACAAATGCTGATACACGTCCCACTTATTAAAGCCTTCAAGGTAATTGAGTGGCTTAATCCCATACTCATTTATCTTTTGGCGCAATTTAACATACTTGGGTCTATTCAGGCTGTCTGTTCTCCGGTATAAAACATCTGGGAATGGAAAATAGCGCTGTTTCCATTTTCCTTCTTCCGCGTCGAAATAGGTGCCTTTGATTTTGTCAAGTTCATCATCCACATCCCTCTGGCAAAAGAAATATAAAGTGGTCTGTGCTGTCAAATTGGCCTTTGACAGTTCAACATACTTGTAATGGGGTTTTTGTTTATTTAGCTTTTTGATTTGTTTTGGAAAAACAAAAACACCAACAATTGGTTTGTTTAAAGGCCCGAACGTTCCATCTACGCTCATATTATTGTCACTTCCTAACAACAGATAATTAAAACATACGAACTGCTCACACTTGATTGCACGTTACCTTATTATACGGGCATTACACTCTCCAAGATTGTACCTTAGTCCCTATAAAACAAAAAAACACAGCTGTGATAGCTGTGTCACAACTTATCGGCGCCGTATCTTTTTCTTGGCCTCAAGCAGACGAGTGAATGGATCACTTTCAGCTGAAGCGGATTGGGATTGTTCAGCAGCTGGCTGTGTCCCTTTAGACGTCATTGGGTTCTGCTCAGCCTTGGCAAGTCCGCCTCTGCTTATTAAGGGAGCAGATATATTGGCCGGGCGGGCAGATGAGTTGGAGACAGGCGCATGCCACGTTGCTTCTGGCTTCCTGCGCAACTTGGTCCCTAGCTTTTCAACCAAGTGCAGGGAAAAATGAAGTCTGCGCAAGGCAATATCGATGGGCCATAATATTGCAGCCAGGATGAGCAAGAATGTGGAGATATCTTGAGACTCCCATTTCAGAGGCAAATCTCCTCGAAAGACCTCTTCCCCTGAGGCAATGAGCCGTCCGTCCGCCGCTTCAACCCAGGTGCGCAATTGCTGCTCCCCATGATCAAACAAGCGGTACTCCGGAGAGTAGGACACGGACAGTCCGGCCGTTTCGCTGGCCACAATGTGCTCCCCTTCCCGCTGGAGAATATGAATCAGATAGGTGCCTGTTTCTGAGGCATCAAAGGCAGCTTGCAGCTGACCAGGTGCAACGGGTTTGAGCGGAACAGCCTGTCTCTTCAAGCTGTCGTCAATCACAACGGCCTCAAGCTCACCGGGCATGGCCCTATCACTCGGAAGGGAGACGGTGATTTTTGCCGTCAGGCCTTCTACCTTTGTTTCGATAGTCCAACCACCGGGTGTGGCTTGAGGTAATGTCCACTGTACCAGCTCGTTCCAAAAGGATGGCAGCCCCGTCCAATTCACCCATTGCGGTGCCCACTGACCTTCCCAATCACTGGTCCACGCCACTGCCCTGCCCAATCCATATTGCCAGCGGGACAAGACTGGGTCGCCGTCTGTGCTGGTGAGGACAACTTCAGCGGTTTGCTTCGGGGTGGCGGCAATGTACGCTGCTAGAGAAGGAACATCGCCTGACAAACTTGCCCAGTCAAATCCTCCCGTTTGCAGCGGAATATGGGTTTTCTCAACAATAAATGTGCGGTTGGCCAACGCAGTTTCTGTTGTAAACACCCGGGGTAAGCTTTCCGGGTCAGTGACAAAGTAATGCCGGCCCCCGCCTGCTTCGGCAATCTGTTCCAACAGCTGAATGTCGGCATCAGCACCCACAGCCACAGTAGAGACTGTAATACCCAGTTCTTTCATCGCCGCCAGCAGTCCGACATAATCATCGTCCCGTCCGGAATGGCCATCTGTCAGTAAAATGATGTGTTTGCGCTGGGTCAGAGTATCTTTGATGGTATGAAATGCATACTCCAGTGCAGCGAAGATGTCTGTGCCTCCGTCAGCATAAATACTGCGGATTTGATCTTGTACAGTCGCTAAATCGGTTGCCTGTTGCATCTCAACGACTTCCCAGGGGGCACTGTCAAAAGCCACGACCCCAATTTGGTCTTTCTCTGACAACATTTCAGTGGCCCTGACCGCCCCCTCCTTGGCCAGTTCCATGCGGGTCAGGCCGGCAAAGCCATCCTGCATGCTTCCAGATTTATCAATGACCAGACTGAGAGCTAAAGAGGGCAGTTTCTCCTTTGACTTCAGATCCATGTCTACAGGCAGCGCTTCTTCAATGGGAGTGGAAAACCATCCGCCCAGCCCAAAGCTGTTGGAACCTCCAGTCTTGACCAAACCGATACCCAAATCACGCACAGCGGTACGGATGCGCTCCATATCCGCCGGTGTCAGTGAACGGGCTTCTACATCAGCCAGGATAAGCGTAGCATATTGCTTTAAATCCTCCAATTGCTGCGGGATCTGGCTGGCAAGACGCACCTCCGTTTCATAATCACCCGCTTGCAGGATTTGAACGACATTGTGCGCAGCTCCCTGGTGGCCTTCCAACACCAAGATCCGGGGTTTTCCGCCCACCTGAGTAAAGGCAAAAGCCTGGTTATTGGCTGCAATGGTATCTTGTTCGGCCTCTAGTTCGGCCCGGTAGCGTTGGAAACCTTCTCCTCCAGCTTTAAGCTGGAAGGCAAAGCGGTTGATCCCATGATCAATGTCCACTTCCTGCTCGGCGACCAGGCTTGACCTTTCATACAAACGGAGTGTGCCTTTCGTCGTTACCGTGCTTTCTGCCTCAACTGTGACAGTAAATGTTTCGTTCAAATGCAGGCGGTCAGGCAAGTGCAGCGCAGAAAGCAAAACTTCCTCCTCTATGTCCTGCTGCAGGTACATCGCTTCAACCACAATGCCCCTTTCTTTGGCCCACTGAATCTCCTGAGTAACGTCGCCGTGCGTTTCTAACCCATCAGTGACCAGCACAATCTTGCCCCGGTCCTGACTGCCGATAAGCCCTGAAGCAAGCCGGACACCCTCCGCCAAGTTGGTGGCATGGGGGTTGATGACAGCTCCCAATGGAGCAAGTTCCTGACGATTGGTCAGCGGCTGTTCAATCACAGCTTCCTGGCCAACGGAAACGATAGCAAACTGGTCCTCTTCCTGCTTATTGTCCACAGCTTCTTGTAAAAAAGTAAAGATGCGCTCCTCATTTGGCATGGAGGCCGAACGGTCGACGACAAATACCACTGTTTCACCTGAAACGGGAAATAAAACATGGAGTCCGGACAATACGCTAATAAGCAAGGTAAACAAAACGAGACGCGTGAGCAGGATCATATACTTTTTTGGACCTTGCACCCTGGTTTGTGTTTTCCACCACCAAGTCAGCAAAAGCAGAACGGGGATAAACAACAGCAGATACAGCGCGGAATGGACACTAATAGCCACGCACATACACCCCCCATTCTAAACAGGCCAACAGTAAAGCAGCCAGAACCACCCAAAAAACAAGGGGCTGGTAGCGGATCTGACTATAGGGTTCATGGTTATCTTCCACAGTTTCCCCTTCCCCAGACGCATCGCCTTCCCTTTTCTCGGACTCAAGCTCCCCATTTTCGTTTGCCAGAGAGGTGGCATCCTGTGTGACGTAAAGCGTTTGGGGGGCAATATTGGATTCACTGTCCGGCAGCTTCACACTAAAGTGCCGTACGTTGCGTTGCCCGTCTTTTTCCTCTTCCACGGTGTACAGGCCAAGCAGTTCGGGGATCTGCACCACCACAGGATCGATGTGATCCGGCAGTGTGGTTCTGGATCCATCGGGGCCGGTCAGCGTTCTGTTTTCTGAACCGGCTACAAACGGAATCACGGTCTGTTCCCCTGGATAACTGTCAGCAATAGGCAAGGATTGCACAGGGGACAGCCAGGTTAATATATTGGTGATCAATATGGGAAAAGATGGCCGCAAGGGAAGATCGGACTTGGTTAAATCAAAACCTAGCACAACCACCCGCTTGTGATTAATCTCCCCGGCAGATAACAGTTGAAGATCTCCCGCTTGCACCAGGTTTTGCTGGAGTCCATTGAGCGCTATTGAACGGGCATCACTGATGTACACATCCTGCCAATGGACATGGTTCAGGATGTCATGGTCAGGGTGAAGGATGTTTAACTCAGCGCTCAGCGTTTGGGCTTCGCTCACAGAGAGCCATGAGGACTCTTCAGCAGGATTGATCAAGAAGAGATGCCCCTCAGGCAGCA
This window of the Caldalkalibacillus uzonensis genome carries:
- a CDS encoding YuzF family protein, with the protein product MAYPYDYMGHHYTGISPMLPSADPYVYQVLQSLVGHRVVVQTTQGSVRGIVTDVKPDHVTLNVHHTLFFIRTQQIVWVMPQVAFRQDYHQSQHTMTAET
- a CDS encoding YheC/YheD family endospore coat-associated protein, with amino-acid sequence MSVDGTFGPLNKPIVGVFVFPKQIKKLNKQKPHYKYVELSKANLTAQTTLYFFCQRDVDDELDKIKGTYFDAEEGKWKQRYFPFPDVLYRRTDSLNRPKYVKLRQKINEYGIKPLNYLEGFNKWDVYQHLSQDSSVSSYVPKAILFKDQDDLKKMLDRYDSIYVKPRRGGRGRGVMRITKLGQDNFETRSFARQTVIRRGKTLAELAEQIREAYKGRKVIVQQGLDLIEYKNRIADVRAEVQRNGKGKLEIVGITVRLGRKDSPISTHGSSFPFEYFFKKRLGYSKPALLALKREVTQCLVKIYQAVEKVYGPSGEIGIDLGLDKNGKLWFIECNSRSRKVSLRKAYDIQAVRRSSLYLLEYAKFIADKK
- a CDS encoding VWA domain-containing protein, whose product is MAISVHSALYLLLFIPVLLLLTWWWKTQTRVQGPKKYMILLTRLVLFTLLISVLSGLHVLFPVSGETVVFVVDRSASMPNEERIFTFLQEAVDNKQEEDQFAIVSVGQEAVIEQPLTNRQELAPLGAVINPHATNLAEGVRLASGLIGSQDRGKIVLVTDGLETHGDVTQEIQWAKERGIVVEAMYLQQDIEEEVLLSALHLPDRLHLNETFTVTVEAESTVTTKGTLRLYERSSLVAEQEVDIDHGINRFAFQLKAGGEGFQRYRAELEAEQDTIAANNQAFAFTQVGGKPRILVLEGHQGAAHNVVQILQAGDYETEVRLASQIPQQLEDLKQYATLILADVEARSLTPADMERIRTAVRDLGIGLVKTGGSNSFGLGGWFSTPIEEALPVDMDLKSKEKLPSLALSLVIDKSGSMQDGFAGLTRMELAKEGAVRATEMLSEKDQIGVVAFDSAPWEVVEMQQATDLATVQDQIRSIYADGGTDIFAALEYAFHTIKDTLTQRKHIILLTDGHSGRDDDYVGLLAAMKELGITVSTVAVGADADIQLLEQIAEAGGGRHYFVTDPESLPRVFTTETALANRTFIVEKTHIPLQTGGFDWASLSGDVPSLAAYIAATPKQTAEVVLTSTDGDPVLSRWQYGLGRAVAWTSDWEGQWAPQWVNWTGLPSFWNELVQWTLPQATPGGWTIETKVEGLTAKITVSLPSDRAMPGELEAVVIDDSLKRQAVPLKPVAPGQLQAAFDASETGTYLIHILQREGEHIVASETAGLSVSYSPEYRLFDHGEQQLRTWVEAADGRLIASGEEVFRGDLPLKWESQDISTFLLILAAILWPIDIALRRLHFSLHLVEKLGTKLRRKPEATWHAPVSNSSARPANISAPLISRGGLAKAEQNPMTSKGTQPAAEQSQSASAESDPFTRLLEAKKKIRRR